Genomic segment of Veillonellales bacterium:
AGCATCAAAGCCGACGGCAATGAGCTGATCATTACTCTGACCTTTGAATGGAATTGAAAACAACGGACCGCTCCAAGGAGCGGTCCGTTGTTACTATCAGACAATTGCCACCTTATATTCCCGCAGCCATGCATCCGCCTGAATCAGATAGGCAAACAGCTGCGCCCCACCCATTAGCTGTCCAAACCAGGGTATCTGGGAAGCAGTTAAATCCATCCCGGCAATTTCACGGATTTTGGCGGTGTTAATCAAAGGAAGCAGAGGGGATGTTCCCTCATTTAAAATATCGGTTACCCAATTACGCACCGTTGACAAATAGGAAGGATTGTGTGTCTTAGGATACGGACTTTTGCGCCGCCACAGTACATCCTCCGGTAAAACGCCTTGCAAAGCATGACGCAGCAGCCCTTTCTCCCGGTTTTGATAATGCTTCAATACTATCATGTTAAACGCACATATAAAGTTATTTAAATTTTCAATTCTGTTCAGTTACTTACTCCATGAGACTTGATAGGTAGTGCTGCCGGAAGTCAACCCTAGACTCGTCATCGAAGAATTCGCATAATTAACTGTGGCACCATGAATATAAATAGAGCCATTCGCGTAGAGCCCGCCACTAGAGCCACTCTGGGCTTCAATATTTCCGTCGGCAATCAAAGTAGCAGAACTAGTGATTCCATGTAAGTTAATTGAACCATTTGATACTATCATAGACACACCGCCTATACTGCCCGATGCCAAATTGACATCGCCGTTACAATAGATTTTTGTTACATATGTGGACTGCCCTGAATTAATCGTTACTCCATGCAAGCCTCCGCTTGTAATGGTATCATCGGTGGATAGGCTTTTCGCAATCATTGTCACAATGCTTCCGGTTACCGCTCCACTACCTGCGTCTATCTTCCCGCCTGAATAAATATTTATCGTTCCCTTTGTGTTGGCGGTAACACTTCCACCGCTTATGTAAAAATCGCCTGCCGATTGCAACGTAATATTATTACCGGTAATTGTATTCTGAGATAATGTAATATTCTTCCCGGCATAAATTTGCACGTTATTCCCCACTATATTACCATTAACCGTAATATTTCCGGTTGCGTAAATTGTAATATTCCCGCCACCTGTAATAGGAGTACCAATTGTATAATCGCCATTGACATAAATAAAAACAGATTTATCAGCTGCGACAGTATAATAATAATTCCAGTTTGTAAAATCGGAACTACAATAATAGCCTCCAGATAAGGCCGTATTAGCATATGGTAATGCTGTATTGGGCTTAGTAAAAGAAGGCATCGTAGGTGTGTACTGCATTAGCGACGCCACATTAATTGAGCCAATCTTATCACTTACTTGAGTTACAGTCCCTGCTGATCCATTTATAACAGGAGTGCTGGCGCTATAAATAACATTACCATTAACCGTCATTCCATACCCTACCGTAATAAGCCCGTCTGAAGCGATATTACCCGTAACGTTTCCGCTTACAATCCTCATATCGTGACCAGAATAAAAAACATTTTGGAACAAACTACTCGCACTTGGTTTTACTACAGTTTTAACTGTTTTGCTAACCCCATTTACAGTTCCTTTTGAGGTTATAGTGTATGTTGTACCACTTGCTGGCGTTGCTCCATCGTTTATTGCCGGTGAAATGCTGGTAATAACATAATACTTTGTTGCCGATGATCCATCTATTATGGGATTTATAGAATTATTAAGCGCCCAGGCCCAATCCGTTCTGTTATTTATAATACCGACAACGGCACGTTTTGCACCAGCCTCTGCTACAAATTGAGCTTCAATAATATCTCTATCAACAGAAGTAGATTTAAGTGCTGTCGATACTAACGGTACAAGTCCAGAAAGAAGCACTATTAAAAAAAGCATTGCAATCAATCCTAAAACCATGGCCGAACCGCGTTGATTCATAATTTCACTCCTAAGATGTAACACTTGGCATAAATACTGTATACGTAAGACTCTTGTCTTTGTTATTTGCATACCCGTAATCATGCACGATAAGCTCAATATCCAATTGATGTATTGTTTTTCGATTAAAAGTAATTGATTTTACGATTCCGATAGCCATTTTCTGCGTAGAAGTGCCTTCTGTAAATATAATGGTATTTATATCCGCATCGGTTCCTTTTGTAATTTTACATACATTGTTGGATGAATCTACGAAGGATAATGTTTGTGTGCTATCTCCTACATTAAGGCTGGAGATAGAATTTGCATAC
This window contains:
- a CDS encoding asparagine synthase-related protein is translated as MIVLKHYQNREKGLLRHALQGVLPEDVLWRRKSPYPKTHNPSYLSTVRNWVTDILNEGTSPLLPLINTAKIREIAGMDLTASQIPWFGQLMGGAQLFAYLIQADAWLREYKVAIV
- a CDS encoding prepilin-type N-terminal cleavage/methylation domain-containing protein; the protein is MNNSKGFTLVEIVIGMAIMCIIAAAAFSILSTGVKAYQYDAAQSHIIGQAGPTMSILVDKIRYANSISSLNVGDSTQTLSFVDSSNNVCKITKGTDADINTIIFTEGTSTQKMAIGIVKSITFNRKTIHQLDIELIVHDYGYANNKDKSLTYTVFMPSVTS